One genomic window of Mucilaginibacter sp. SJ includes the following:
- a CDS encoding cupin domain-containing protein, translating into MSSRIKAILGSSIMLLITGLLAFTLIKPQDGGYIPEHENDLRKEEPGSHNGGGNTTAFSYFGNDKSVKFAFRKRILHPGSSIGYHLQKKQEIYYILSGNGILTMNGKEISMKTGDAVLTKPGSSHGLKPAGNEDLAVLITYEN; encoded by the coding sequence ATGAGCAGCAGGATTAAAGCAATTTTAGGCAGCAGCATAATGCTGTTGATAACCGGATTATTGGCATTTACCCTTATAAAGCCACAGGATGGCGGCTACATTCCGGAGCATGAAAACGACTTGCGAAAAGAAGAGCCCGGCTCACATAACGGAGGGGGCAATACTACAGCTTTCTCTTATTTTGGTAATGATAAAAGTGTAAAATTTGCTTTCCGTAAAAGGATCCTGCATCCCGGGTCATCTATAGGGTACCACCTTCAGAAAAAGCAGGAGATCTACTATATCCTGTCGGGCAACGGCATATTAACAATGAACGGCAAAGAGATTTCTATGAAAACCGGTGATGCTGTGCTTACCAAACCAGGCAGCAGCCACGGATTAAAGCCTGCCGGTAATGAGGACCTGGCGGTACTGATCACTTATGAGAATTAA
- a CDS encoding UPF0158 family protein, with protein MAIEIKPEIIKEIAGWLDTGMLCFYHKTTGELESYPENLEYSGMEDMWTEVTEKIDANPDDYIAFEPMPSSEAFRVMEDFAGTIEDSFTYTRFRDALSHKGSFRNFNNLLHEYPELRQQWFEYKNESYITYVKTLIALENDFESDM; from the coding sequence ATGGCAATAGAAATAAAACCCGAAATAATAAAAGAAATTGCAGGCTGGCTTGATACCGGCATGCTTTGTTTTTATCATAAAACCACAGGTGAGCTTGAATCTTACCCGGAAAATTTAGAATACTCTGGGATGGAAGACATGTGGACTGAAGTTACCGAAAAAATAGACGCAAACCCGGATGACTATATAGCGTTTGAGCCGATGCCCAGTTCCGAAGCGTTCAGGGTAATGGAAGACTTTGCAGGTACAATTGAAGACTCATTTACATATACCAGGTTTAGAGACGCACTTTCACACAAGGGGTCATTCAGAAATTTCAACAATTTACTGCATGAATATCCCGAACTGAGGCAGCAATGGTTTGAGTATAAAAACGAAAGCTATATTACCTACGTAAAAACCCTGATAGCGCTGGAAAATGATTTTGAGTCAGATATGTAA
- a CDS encoding SWIM zinc finger family protein, with product MQIIYNEEKLTLKNFERWINPAILQRGKKYYKDGAVLSIEEDEGDWTAEVEGSDCYQVTITILAGEEIGDYYCDCPYDGDTCKHIAAVLFTIRDEFKEVVNIPENEKKKNQFDALLSKISADEYRTFVKHFAGKNKDFKIAFEVFFADKDDRLNVGEKYTELIQKLFKKHAPHGFIEYRSATGFAREIDKFIGDANSFIKKGNYKDAFSIASVLLKEVLWISLSADDSSGDIGGIIFDVVELIDDIVADEDAAVDIKEAIFKFITDELHNERYFDGDIGYNLFETFEILAGNLGKSTEFLDFIDTKLRKPGGGYTRNFFLEKKIAFLENAGRAEEVVELINENLHIKTIRQDQVDKAISARNFETAKMLIAGGIQIAEKENLRGTLRDWEEQLLRIAEIENDILTIRRFCKQFAFGNMFNKQYYNQWKNTFSADEWGDIIEKEIEKKIKEAINYQKKNKWRSLNSELLSNLAPFYIEENYPDRLFALVKNEPGLDCILQYHKYLCPHYPTELIEIYLPALDAYADRVNERSGYSALVSKIEMILTDIPAGKDQIMDLVKQLKIRYARRPAMIDELRKL from the coding sequence GTGCAAATAATTTATAACGAAGAAAAGCTCACGTTAAAAAACTTTGAAAGGTGGATTAATCCAGCAATACTCCAAAGAGGGAAAAAGTACTATAAGGATGGTGCTGTTTTAAGCATTGAAGAAGATGAGGGAGATTGGACTGCCGAAGTAGAAGGCTCTGATTGTTATCAGGTAACGATAACAATATTGGCAGGTGAAGAGATTGGCGATTATTACTGCGATTGCCCTTATGATGGGGATACCTGTAAGCATATTGCCGCCGTACTTTTTACCATTCGCGACGAATTTAAAGAAGTTGTCAATATTCCTGAAAACGAAAAGAAGAAAAATCAGTTTGATGCGTTGCTGTCAAAAATTAGTGCAGATGAATACCGTACTTTCGTAAAGCACTTTGCAGGTAAAAACAAAGATTTCAAAATCGCATTTGAAGTGTTTTTTGCCGACAAAGATGACAGGTTAAACGTAGGCGAAAAATACACAGAGCTTATTCAAAAGTTATTTAAGAAACACGCACCCCATGGGTTTATTGAATATCGTTCGGCAACAGGTTTTGCCAGGGAAATAGACAAATTTATTGGCGATGCCAATAGCTTTATCAAAAAAGGGAATTATAAAGACGCTTTCTCCATCGCATCGGTTTTATTGAAGGAAGTGTTATGGATCTCGCTTTCAGCCGATGACTCAAGCGGAGACATAGGCGGAATCATTTTTGATGTGGTTGAACTGATAGATGATATAGTTGCCGATGAAGATGCTGCCGTTGACATCAAGGAAGCTATCTTCAAATTTATTACAGATGAACTCCATAACGAGCGATATTTTGATGGCGATATTGGTTATAACTTATTTGAAACTTTTGAAATCCTTGCAGGCAATCTCGGGAAAAGCACAGAATTTTTAGACTTTATAGATACCAAACTCCGGAAGCCAGGGGGTGGTTATACCCGAAATTTCTTCCTCGAAAAAAAAATCGCTTTTCTTGAAAATGCAGGCAGGGCCGAAGAGGTAGTGGAATTAATTAATGAAAACCTGCATATTAAAACAATAAGGCAGGACCAGGTGGATAAAGCGATTAGTGCCCGGAATTTTGAAACTGCAAAAATGTTGATAGCTGGTGGTATTCAAATCGCGGAAAAGGAAAATTTGAGAGGTACCCTCAGAGATTGGGAAGAACAGTTATTACGTATTGCAGAGATTGAAAATGATATTTTAACGATAAGGAGATTTTGTAAGCAATTTGCTTTTGGTAACATGTTCAATAAGCAATACTACAACCAATGGAAAAATACATTTAGTGCCGATGAGTGGGGCGATATAATTGAAAAAGAGATTGAAAAAAAGATCAAAGAGGCTATAAACTATCAGAAAAAAAATAAATGGAGGTCGTTAAATAGTGAGCTATTAAGTAACCTGGCACCATTTTATATTGAGGAGAATTATCCTGACCGGCTTTTTGCGTTAGTTAAAAACGAACCCGGCCTTGACTGCATATTACAATATCACAAGTATTTATGCCCGCACTATCCGACAGAATTAATAGAGATTTATCTCCCTGCGCTGGATGCCTATGCTGATCGTGTCAATGAAAGGAGTGGGTACTCGGCATTAGTCAGCAAAATAGAAATGATCCTGACAGATATCCCGGCGGGTAAGGATCAAATTATGGACCTTGTGAAGCAACTCAAAATTAGATATGCCCGCCGCCCGGCGATGATTGATGAACTACGTAAGTTGTAA
- a CDS encoding zinc-dependent alcohol dehydrogenase family protein — MKALVFEQAGNAADVIQLKHLAYPKPASGQLLIRVKACPVHPADLLFIAGKYRYQPVLPQIAGLEGAGYVEEAGHDSLIPKGSLVAFSKIGAWAQYVVVDEQDVVLLPDTFPLAKAAQLLLNSYTAYGLIQEAQVKSGDWLLLTAGHSTVSRIVIQLAAEKGICVIATVRDEAQKQELLALKAEEVIVPESGKLKQVIDKITKGKGIKAALDAVGGELATEIISSLSPGGHLIVYGLLNPRPAAYLNAEVVFKNLVIKGFGVRGYVAGLSLEEKTQMISHLVHSIGRTEFQLAASAVFPTEQFKDAFAYDKGGKVLLAF; from the coding sequence ATGAAAGCATTGGTTTTTGAGCAAGCAGGCAATGCCGCTGATGTGATACAACTGAAACATTTAGCCTACCCTAAGCCGGCTTCCGGCCAGTTGCTCATCAGGGTGAAGGCCTGCCCTGTACACCCGGCCGACCTGCTTTTTATTGCCGGAAAATACCGCTATCAGCCGGTGCTGCCCCAAATAGCAGGACTGGAAGGAGCCGGCTATGTTGAAGAAGCCGGGCATGACAGTCTTATTCCCAAAGGAAGCCTGGTAGCTTTTAGCAAAATTGGGGCGTGGGCACAATATGTGGTAGTCGATGAGCAGGACGTAGTATTATTGCCCGATACCTTCCCGTTAGCAAAAGCCGCGCAATTATTACTCAATTCGTACACCGCATATGGTTTAATACAAGAAGCACAAGTAAAAAGCGGCGACTGGCTGCTGCTTACCGCGGGCCATTCCACAGTATCGCGTATAGTAATACAACTTGCCGCCGAAAAAGGTATTTGTGTTATAGCCACAGTACGCGATGAGGCGCAAAAGCAAGAGTTATTAGCTTTAAAAGCCGAGGAAGTAATAGTTCCTGAATCCGGTAAACTTAAACAGGTTATTGATAAAATTACCAAAGGCAAAGGCATCAAAGCAGCGCTTGACGCGGTAGGTGGGGAGCTGGCTACTGAAATAATATCCTCGTTATCACCCGGAGGGCATCTGATTGTTTATGGCTTGCTTAATCCACGGCCGGCTGCCTACCTCAACGCCGAAGTCGTTTTTAAAAACCTGGTTATTAAAGGTTTTGGTGTGAGGGGATACGTGGCAGGGCTTTCGCTCGAAGAAAAAACACAGATGATCAGTCATTTGGTACATTCCATTGGCAGGACCGAATTTCAGCTTGCGGCATCAGCAGTTTTCCCTACCGAACAATTTAAAGATGCCTTCGCTTATGATAAAGGGGGGAAGGTTTTATT
- a CDS encoding TonB-dependent receptor, which produces MHFTLTPILASGKPAITNVSSTLKVIFKIAFSFILAILFLNYNAAAQTGTGTIKGTVKTADGKAAEYVNIVLTNTKFGATAGQSGHFTIKNVPAGIYTIVASFIGLQTQTKEVTVSAGETTTVSFVLTEGAKDLQEVYVKSARHNKFLKKETEDVARLPLKNLENPQVYSVVTSELMKEQIVTSYADGFKNIPGTGVPLVYNNGRTTLLSRGFVTGNFIRNSVAGYNFNSIDPADIEKIEAIKGPTGTLFNSSLASFGGLFNRVTKQPNETPRTEIAYQTGSFDLNRLTADVNMPLNKDNTVLFRVNAALHNEHSFQDAGFNRGFFVAPSITYIVNDRLSVDVDAEIGNSNATSAYRLAPDIKGKTYNVKDLGIDYKRSFGNNSIDYLSRQIDLYSLINYKISDHWKSQTMFNKTFSTTKGMVTAFTLVDSSKQIKRQVTQEDYPYYITNVQQNFIGDFKIGQFRNRIVAGLEYYNQKSNNTNVTVSTPAISYLDPGAAYNSFTADKVSALVAAAAPKPGDYVQNNQSSYAAYVSDVFNITERLNAMASIRIDRFVNKGAYTPADGKTTGNFSQTAWSPKFGLVYQILKDQVSLFGNYMNGFNNVSATSFDNTPFKPQYANQWEAGVKVDAWDHKISSTISYYDISVTNTTMDDPAHPGFSTQAGTQLSKGIEAELIANPFNGFNIVAGFAYNNSKITNAAPGTGLQGLRPANSGPARLANLWMSYRITHGKVQGLGLGVGGNYGSDSYQTNTATFKFTIPSYTTVDATVFYDQPKYRIGFKLDNLTNEKYWSFRLAPQNPTRGTLSMSIKF; this is translated from the coding sequence ATGCATTTTACACTTACCCCTATTCTTGCTTCCGGCAAGCCTGCCATAACAAATGTTTCTTCAACTCTTAAAGTAATATTCAAAATAGCTTTTAGCTTTATACTGGCGATACTGTTTTTAAACTATAACGCAGCTGCGCAAACCGGCACAGGAACTATAAAGGGTACTGTGAAAACTGCCGATGGTAAGGCTGCTGAGTATGTCAATATTGTTTTAACCAATACTAAGTTTGGTGCTACTGCCGGGCAAAGCGGTCATTTTACTATTAAAAATGTTCCGGCTGGTATATACACCATTGTTGCAAGTTTTATCGGCCTGCAAACTCAAACCAAAGAGGTTACTGTTAGTGCAGGCGAAACCACCACAGTAAGTTTTGTTTTAACCGAAGGAGCAAAAGACCTGCAGGAGGTTTATGTTAAAAGTGCCAGGCACAACAAATTCCTAAAAAAGGAAACTGAAGATGTTGCCCGTTTGCCACTAAAAAACCTGGAAAACCCGCAGGTATACAGTGTGGTTACCAGCGAGCTGATGAAAGAGCAGATCGTGACCAGCTATGCAGATGGTTTTAAAAATATCCCGGGTACAGGTGTGCCATTAGTATATAATAACGGGCGTACCACCTTGCTATCAAGAGGTTTTGTTACCGGCAACTTTATCCGTAACAGCGTGGCGGGGTATAATTTTAATAGTATCGACCCTGCCGATATTGAAAAGATAGAAGCTATAAAAGGCCCTACAGGTACGCTGTTCAACAGCAGCCTGGCTTCATTCGGTGGTTTGTTTAACCGTGTTACCAAACAACCTAATGAAACGCCGCGTACCGAAATTGCTTACCAAACAGGGAGCTTCGATCTCAATCGCCTTACAGCTGATGTTAACATGCCTTTAAATAAGGATAATACGGTGCTGTTCCGCGTGAACGCGGCATTGCACAATGAGCATAGTTTCCAGGACGCGGGTTTTAATCGTGGTTTTTTTGTCGCTCCCAGCATAACCTACATCGTTAATGATCGTTTATCGGTTGATGTTGACGCTGAAATAGGCAACTCGAACGCCACTTCGGCCTACAGGCTTGCCCCGGATATCAAAGGAAAGACCTATAATGTTAAAGATCTGGGCATCGACTATAAACGTTCTTTCGGTAACAATAGCATTGATTACCTGAGCAGGCAAATTGATCTTTATTCATTGATCAATTACAAAATTTCGGATCACTGGAAATCTCAAACCATGTTCAATAAAACCTTTTCAACTACCAAGGGCATGGTTACGGCATTTACGCTTGTTGATAGTTCCAAGCAGATAAAACGGCAGGTTACCCAGGAAGATTATCCTTACTATATCACCAACGTACAGCAAAACTTTATAGGCGATTTTAAAATCGGTCAGTTCCGTAACCGCATTGTTGCAGGTTTAGAGTATTATAATCAAAAAAGCAATAATACCAATGTTACCGTAAGCACCCCGGCAATCAGTTACCTTGATCCGGGAGCAGCTTATAATAGTTTTACGGCAGATAAAGTTTCGGCACTTGTGGCCGCTGCCGCTCCCAAGCCTGGCGATTATGTTCAAAACAACCAAAGCTCTTACGCTGCCTATGTATCAGATGTGTTTAATATTACCGAACGCCTGAACGCCATGGCCAGCATCCGTATCGACAGGTTTGTTAACAAAGGCGCTTACACACCCGCCGATGGCAAAACCACCGGCAATTTCAGCCAAACGGCATGGTCGCCCAAATTTGGTTTGGTTTACCAGATACTTAAAGACCAGGTATCATTATTTGGTAATTATATGAATGGTTTTAATAATGTAAGCGCCACCAGTTTTGATAACACACCCTTTAAACCGCAATATGCCAACCAGTGGGAAGCCGGTGTAAAGGTTGATGCCTGGGATCACAAGATCAGCTCGACTATCAGTTACTACGATATTTCGGTAACCAACACTACTATGGATGATCCTGCCCATCCCGGCTTTTCAACTCAGGCGGGTACTCAACTTAGCAAAGGTATCGAGGCTGAATTGATTGCTAATCCTTTTAACGGTTTCAACATTGTAGCTGGCTTTGCTTACAACAATAGCAAAATAACTAATGCTGCTCCGGGTACGGGCTTGCAGGGTTTACGTCCTGCCAACTCAGGTCCGGCAAGGTTGGCCAACCTATGGATGAGCTATCGCATTACCCACGGTAAAGTTCAGGGTTTAGGTCTTGGCGTGGGTGGCAACTACGGAAGCGATTCATACCAAACCAATACCGCTACGTTTAAATTCACTATACCCTCATATACCACGGTTGATGCTACTGTGTTTTATGATCAGCCTAAATACCGCATAGGCTTTAAGCTGGATAACCTGACCAACGAAAAATATTGGTCGTTCCGTCTGGCGCCGCAAAATCCAACTCGTGGTACATTAAGCATGAGCATTAAGTTTTAA